Within Peromyscus leucopus breed LL Stock chromosome 16_21, UCI_PerLeu_2.1, whole genome shotgun sequence, the genomic segment TTCAGCAAATCAATATTAAAAATAGCTAGTGAggcatttatctttttcttgtacTGTCTTCAGAACTTCAATAGATGTGATACTTTTCTTGGAAATGTGTGATCTAACTTTTACAAAATCCACAATTGCAAAACTAGACCAATAAGCCCACGCTTCATCATTTTCTGCGTTTGCTCCGTTAGGTGGGGCAGAACCCCTCATGCCAGGCTTTCCGGTTCTCTCACTGAGTGGGTACAGTGCCCACCATTGCTCCTAGGTGGATGTGATGATGGGTAAAATTGTCAATGCTGGGACTGTGGGCtccacaagaaagaaagaaaaaaaaagctgaacgcCGAGAGAGCGTTTGCTTAGTCTTTGtgacaaaaaaaattcataattttatgcATAGATTGAATCAATCATATTGGGacattttagaacttttttttgtaatttatttaactttattttatgtgcattggtgtgagagtgccagatgccctggaactggagttacagacagttgtgagctaccttgtgggtgctgggaatcgaacccgagtcctctgtaagagcagccagtgctcttaacctctgagcatttctccagcccgaacttgatttttgttttgctttttatttcattttttgcccccctcccccacgtCTGATCAATTTCACTGGAAGAGCCCTTTCTTTGATGGCGAACACTCTGTAACTAAGTGTGTGTTGGTGGGTGAGGGGCGGGGCATGATGGCATTGCAAGTCACTACAAACCAAGTGCAAGCAGCTGTTGCCTGTCCACTGCCCTGTCCCCTCCGGGTCGAGCTTCTGGGTTTAGCTTCACGCTCTTGGGTTTTGGCAGAAACACGGCAGCAAGACTTTCCAGCCGAGTGGTTTGCTGTGGAGGTCTGGGTAAGTAAGGGTGGTGAAGTCGAATTCTGtgaagagcaggaagctgggtcCCAGGTCCAATAAGTCTGTGTCCTGGGCTCCGCCTTCTCATACCCTCCAGGCCTTGGAATGGTTGAGCCTGGTGGAGCCTCGGATTCTCTTATTACTCTTTTTGTTGGTGTTTCGGTCTGGGGCGGGAAGAGACTCCTCTAGCTCCCTTTTCTTGAGGTCCCAGTCTGGGTCCCGCTCATCAAGCAACAGTCCTCTCTGGCGGTGGTCGCGGCATTCTGGTTCTGCCCTACAAAGAGACCGGTCTGTGAGTGTGGTGGAGGAGCCTGGCCCGCGCTGACAAGGCTCGGGCCTTGCTTCCCGAGCACTACACACAGCACAGGCCATTCATGGTCTAGTTAGGACGGTAGGAGGCCAGGTTCACACATGTCCAAGTGCACACGTTAGATTCCAAACCTTCTAAAGTTCAGAAGGTCTCAGATCCCAGAGGAACTACCTGCAGATGGAAGAGGCTGGTATGGCCTGGGCGTGATTAATCTTCCAAGACTGCTAGAAGGAGGGGCTGCTTATTGTTAAAGTGCCCACGTTTCCAGAACAGTCTTCATGTGATTGGGAAGCTgtttcttgtggtggtattgtgttccccaaaatattgtgtaccctaattaacttatctgcggtcagagaacagaaaaaccagtagatacttaggataggcagtggtagcacacgcctttaatcctagcattccagaggcagaaatccatctctaccatcactccctgggattaaaggcatgagtcaccatgcttggctgtatccttgaatacacagagatctgcctagctctgcctcctaagtgctgggattaaaggcgtgcaccaccaccacccagcttctgctatggcttgctattagccctgacccccaggcaactttatttattaacatacaaataaaccacatttcagtacaaataaaatatcaccatagtttcttttaattctttctttatttcttttggtttttggtttttcaagacagagtttctctgtgtagttttgcacctttcctggaactcactctgtagcccaggctggcctcgaactcacagagatccgcctgccactgcctcccaagtgctgggattaaaggcgtgtgtcactaccacccagctgtttcttttaattctattttcCTGACTATAAAAGGAACACATGtttgttgtttaaaattttaaagtatagcCTGCCATGTATGCAATACCAACAcccaggagaatgaggcaggaggattgctgtaggttcaaggctagcctctgcTGTATAGTAAGCTCCagcccagcctaggctacaggtgaaaccctgtctcaatcaaccaatcaattaAGTAAATTGGAAGTGCAAGAAGAAAATGCCAATTGCATACATTGTGTGTATAcgtaaattaagtaaaaatagcCTCAGAATGCACATCCTCACAATGTGAACTGTGAAGAAACTCAGTGGTCTTGTCTAGCGTCATAAAGCCTCTGATCCCACTACAGGAAACCCAATTGCCACATCCTCTATTGTGTGAGCGACTTTGCTAGCCAGTCTGTTTCAGCTCATCAATCCCATGATGAGTTCAGCATTGGCTTCTTGCCCAACTAACTACGGTCCTCCGCCTACCCACTTTAGCTTGCAAGGCTCCTGGCTGGGATCACCCAGTTAGCCAGGGCATTCAGCCCTCCCTACACCCTCCACATCTTCTCATGCACACTGGACTGATGCACACTTCCAACACCCAGATCAACaggttttctctctcctcccttggcCAGGTCTTCACTCTATTTGCAGGACCAGACTAATTACACCCACATCCAGAATTCTTTCCTCTGACTCCTCTAGCAGCAGAAAGGAAGTAAGTTTCTGGTGGGAAACGGTAGGTAGATGTGATTCATGTGTGATGCAGCTGGCATTTATTTTTGTCTGCTCAGCATTGTCTGCCCGATTTCCCTGGTGGTGCCCACTCCATTTTAGATAACTGGGCTGAATGTCATGTGCATCCGGTCACTAAGGAGGGGCTAAGATTACTCAGAAAAATCCAGAGAAAGCCAAGGACAAGACTCTGAGGAATCCTGGCATTTGAAAGATACACAAGGGAAAATGTTGATGGTACCAGGCTGTAATCCTCACCCTTGGGAAAGGGAGGCAAAGCTGGGTTGTACAGTGAGGCTttgaccaaaataaataaataaatagaaattaaatgaaggaaaaaagggagggagggagggagggagggaggaagagaaaaagggaggaaggagagggtgaaaagagagggggaggaggaaggacaatgCAGGATTAACTGTGAGTGGAGAAGGGGGCATTGTGTTAGGAACTGGGAGTTTATGGTTAGTCCTGTGAGAAATGTGTCAGTGCAGCCATGGCGAAGACTTCCAAAATGAGCGAGAGGTGAGGAAGAAGCACCAGCCCTGTGGATCAACTCTGCAGCTTCGGAGccgaggagagaagggaaagcagCCGGAGGGGCCTCTGGCTGTGTTCATTTGTTTAGTAAGATCTGCATGAACGAGTTCATagactggggagggggggagagataACCGGCAATACAAGAGGAAGTGGAGACTAAACAAAGGACAACACAGGGGTGGCTTCCTTAGAGGAGATATGAaggttctagagcagtggttctcaacctgtggtttggGACCCCTTgaggggttgaacaaccctttcacaggagttgcctaagaccatcagaaaacaggtatttacattccagttcataacagtagcaaaattacagttatgaagtagcaacaaaaagaattttatggttggggaaatcaccacaacaagaggaactATGTTAACAGaccacagtgttaggaaggttgaggaccactgtttcAGATGGAGAACACCATgacacagaaggaagggaaggtgaGGTGAACTGATGTGGGAATTTGTAAGACATGGAAGTACATGGGGGAGCAGCCTTTGAAAAGTGTGTCCTCTGAGAATCAGTTGAGGTGGGTTTATATAGAAGTAGACATCTGTAGTTCCCTGCCAATATTCATCTACTTATTTCTGGGCCTTTCTTTAGCCAGTCAAGCCCAGGAGTAGAGAGTGTAGAAATGCCAAGTCCAACAGAAACCCAGACAAATGGCTAACTATGGTGCCCATTAGCATACCAAAGAACATGCTGGCTTCCAGGCTCTCTCAACATTACAAATACCTATTACAAAGTCCATGCTGGCATTCTGGAGCTTCTCAGCTCTCCCACCcaaccctaaacttctccagcttaCAGGCATCCTTTCCCCCAGCTTTTCATTCCTATAAGCCCTGCCATTTCAGCCATGCTATCTCTTGGCTCACTCTTGGCTGTTGGTCCTCttggctctctctcctctttaccgtctctgatgggtgatgttgttctgtatgctgtgaatatgtattgctatgatcggttgataaataaagctgtttggccaatggcgatACAGAATAAGATTAGGCAGGATATTCTAactagaaaggaggaaagagaacgGGAGAACAGAGAAGACGCTGCcggccactgccatgagaagcaagatgtaaagatgccagtaagccacgagccacatggcaaagtatagatttatagaaatgggttaatttaagatgtaaaagctaGCTAGTGAAATGCCTGAGCTATTATGCTatagagtttgtaattaatataagcctctgtgtgttcattgggTCTGAGTGACCATGGGATGCGGGAGCTGGGTGAGACCAGGAAATCGTCCAGTTACACTGTCTATGTTCCTCTCTTGCTTTCCTCTCATGACCCAGTCCATTCTACTGGCCATGTTTAGTCTACTACTTTGCACTGGAATGCCCctggctgtactctccctcacatctacaataaaaaccttctcttCAACCATCCCTCGGAGTGGTCATGTCCTCACTTTATAGATCTGGTGCTGAAACCCACATTATACAAGAGATCCATCCACAGATGGGAATGCTAGGTCATAAGGTATAGATAGCAAAGGGTCTAAAAGTTATTAATAAAGGCAAGAAAGGTATGGGATACCATACCACGGTATGCAGATGACAGGGAAATTAGTGAGTCCTGCACACAGGTGATAGGTTGGGAAAGAAAAGTGTCCAATGACAGGAGTTTCAGATTCAGATACCTGTGTGAGGACCTGAGAAGTAATAAGATCAAGGGAGCCATGTCACACAGCAGGGCGTTAGATCTGTAGGAAACTCAATGAGGAATGCCTGCTGGTGCTCAGGGCCATGGCACACAGAGGTCCTGAGTGTGACACCTAGAACTGGGGAGAGGGGTTTGTGAACAGGACTCACAGCTTGCTTCTTTCCAGCTCCCCATTTGTGATCTGTGATATTGTTAAATGGTGACACCATCTCCAAGGTAGGGTCTCTTGAGGTACTTCTATGGATTGCCAGTCTCAGCCCAGGGAACAGTTTTACTAGTTTAACTTTTAGGGGGATGGCAGtgtcagggattgaacccaggggcCTCACATGGGCTAAGCAGGCACTCCATTTACTAAGTTACATTCCCTaaatcttattttactttttctttgagactAATTTGTCCAGACTGACCTttaactcactgtatagcccaggcaggccttgcaTTTACAATttccctggctcagcctcctgagcagctcTTATTTTAGGCCTAAGCCACCATCCTGGCCTAGTTTAACATTTTGACCATAACTATATTTGAAGCTCATTGGAGACAGCCCACGGTCACTGTTCTCTACCATAAACTGGCATTACTTCCAGGTTTTCTATCTCACCTTCCTTTCCCAAACAACCATGTTCAGACCAGGCTATTCAACTTTTTCTTGTATGAATCACTTGTTGACCCAAATTATAGGTTCATATATCTTATTTCCATTCCTCTCAAGGCTATGACTGCAAAGGACAGAATTAGTACTTAATTATATCCAACTGCTTAacttagtaaataaatgaatgaatatttgaCAAGTTCTAGCTGTGTTAGGGGAGCCATACATGAATGTAGATGGCTCTTAAAAACAGAAGTCTAATTCATTTGCCTCAtggggtgtgggagggagggcattaaatgtatgtgtttgtgtgcatgtgcataaggaagccagagatcaatgtTATGTATCGTCTCCTCACATTTTGGGACAGAATTTCTCACTTGCAGTTCTGTCCAGACTGTCATGGGATCCTTCAGTGTCTGAACTCTCAAACTGGAGCTACCAATGTGGCCACTGTGACTAGTTTTACATGGGTTATGAGgtttcaaactcagggcctcttgtTTGTGTGGTGAGCACctcactgactgaaccatctccacagcccctccTGCACTGTAAGTGTGTGGAAAATGAGGGTCAGGAGGCTGGTTTAGCTCCTACAGAGTCATACAGCTAGCTCGAACACCTTTCAGAAGCCCAAGAGTGGCCATGAGGCTTAGGTTGTGTCCCACCCCCAAACTTAGTGTCCAGCTCTTACTAGAGATAATTTTGACGGATCTAGAGCAAAAGATCAATGTACTTTTCACCCTCAAGTTGtcattcaaataaaaaatgttaaaatcaagttaaaaattattatagaagctagaaagatggctcattcTGATaagaactgtagctagagttttcctgcctggcccacagtcaggacaattctctctcaCTTGCCAGTACCACacccgctcagacccaaccaagtaaacacacagagacttatattacttataaactgtatggccatggcaggcttcttgctagctgttcttctatcttaaattaacccatttctattaatctataagttgccacatggcttgtggcttactggtatcttaacatgttgcttctcgtcacagcagctggcagcgtctctctgcctcagccttccacttccccgaattctcttttctgtttgttttgcctatacttcctgcctggctactagccaatcaatgttttatttatacagagcgatgcAGAGGACCTTCTCTTCCTAGCCCACATGGCTGCTTACAGCAGTtggtagctccagttccaggggatctggcaccttcttttggcacatacatacacccaggcaaaaacctcatacacataaaataaaagtaaataatcatttaaaaaaattatgatacCAGTCAGTTGGTTCAGGGGTTCATAATCTATAGGTCATGACTCccttggggtcacatatcagatatcctgcatgtcagatatttatattatggttcATAATagcagtaaaattacagttatgaagcaacaacgaaataattttatggttggggggtcaccacaacatgaggaactgtcatAAAGGGTccaagcactaggaaggttgagaaccactgggttagatctctttgttttgttttcatttccctgagaTTGGTCAATGGACAAAAACTCCATTACAGGCTCCTTTCTATCTCTGGGAAAACACAGTACTTACTTCTCCAGAAAGTCCACACAGGCTTTCTGCCCATAGATCTGTGCGATCCTCTTGGGTGTATCTCCAAAGAAGTCAGCAGCATCAATGGCAGCATGCAGTGCGTGGAGAATTTTGAGTACATTCAGATGGCCTGACTCAGCTGCAAAGTGAGCTGCGGTCCAGCCCACATCAGTCACCAAGCAGGGTCTGGCTCCATATTGTATCAGGAGATGTATCACTTCCATTTGCCCTTAGATATACCACGGAGAAAAAAACATGGAGTTAAGATACAAATGTTCTCAGTGGCCTGAGGCCATGAGCAGCCTAGACAGTACCGATGCAGGAGGAAACTGGCCTTCGGGGTACCTCTGCCTTGTTATCATCATTCTTCTTCCTGGGAGGCAGTTCCCCATCCTCCTTCCATGGAGACCTGAGCCCTCTAAGAACTTCCTGCATTCTTTCTAGAACAGTTCTCCTTTCTGTGTACTGTCCCAGGCCTGACTCTAGTCCTTCCTTCCCATCTACACACTGGCAAGCCTCGCTGCTTCTGCAGCCACAATATGTtccttgcttgtttattttaattatttattttgtagaacTTGGGATTGAAGCTAGGGCCCCACATGTCCTatgcaagttctctaccactgagttacagtcCTTAGAActcttcttactttttattttgagagcaGGTCTAGTTAAGttgccaagactggccttgaacttattctgTACCCCAAACAGGTCTTGAATGATCTGCTCCATTCATAAATAACCAAAAAtgggaaacaacccagatgtttctcaacagaagaataaataTAGGAAACAGGgtccatttacacaatggaatattactcagctgttaaaaaaggCATTGTGAAAttttcagggaaatggatggaactaaaagaaaatcaacttgagtaaggtaacccagactcacaaagatgaatatggcatgtattcacttatatgtgggtaTCAGCTATGAGGTTAATGATAAGtgagctacaatccatagaaccacagaggttagatatagAGTAAGGGACAAAAGGGAACATATAGATTTCCTTAGGAAGgtaaatagaatatatagttatggatggatgtggGGGGCTAGAATGGAAGGATCAAGTGGGGAGGAGGTTGTGGGaggaatacagagagagacagtggaAATTAAGGGACATTTAAGGAGTAGTATGGTGTCTTAGTTTGGTCttagttgctgtgaagagacaccatgaccatgttaaaggaaaacatttaattgagactggcttacagttcacaggtttagtccattattgtcatagtAAGAAATGTAacagcatacagacagacatggtgctggagaggtagctgagagctctacatctggattggatcagcaggcagcaggcaatgACTGAGCTACTAAgcctggcttgaacttctgagaCCTTAAAAACCACCCTCAGtaatgtacttcctccaacaaaactaTACCTATTGCAGCAAGGCCACAACTCCGAATAGTGTCACTCCCATGaccctatggggccattttcatttaaactaccacatatggaaacctaatatagtagaagctttctaaaatatatacatctatgaaggtgatctaaatgaaattgccaaataatggaggggtgtgtgtcatcattccaattggccatctcttgtcaccaaacaaagcttccagtaccagtATTGGGTtaatctaattgagttgttggtcaaaggggcCCTacaggaatccccaaacaactccAGCTATTACCAAGActgtaggttgctctccacaaactgctggcaaggccccattgctaaagacaacacctatacaactcattaaTGATGGAGATGTTGAGCCagtgcctacacagagccttcaccctATGTTCCAGCATCTTTGGTATGGTAAGGTACTCTTCACACTCTCAAAAGAGACAtgaacaccaagccagccacaaactctGTATCTACAGCGGTATCCTATCTGAAAGATATGaaaaggcaatggtggcacaaagcttatgggagtcGCCAACCTATACCTGATTCAACTTAAAGCCCACTCTGTGAGATGGAACCCTTACCAGACagtgttgtggaatgttattttacgatgtgttacatttattcatgctgtgggacatttttttttttaatgattcaaagatgtgttgctttcttttatgttgcatttgtttaactttgtgaagctgtgctgctttgcctgtctaaagtacctgactggtctaataaagagctgaacagtcaatagtaaggcaggagaaaggacaagcagagctggcaggaagagagaatatatagaaggagaaatctgggaaggggatcaaggaataagaaaaggagaaaggacacTAGGGGCGAGCTACCCAgcaacacagcaagccatggagtaagaagtaaagaaaggtatataggaatagagaaagattaaaaacacagaggcaaaaggtagatgggatcatttaagttaaggaaagctggctagaaataagccaagcgaaggccaggcatttgtaagtaagattaatccagctgggcggtggtggtacatgcctttaatcccagcattcgggaggcagagacaggcagatctttgtgagtttgaggccagcctggtctacagagcaagatccaggaaaggcgtaaagctacacagagaaaccctgtctcgaaaaaccaaaaaaaaaaaaaaaaaaaaaaaagaaaagaaagaataatcctctgtgtgtgtgtgtgtgtgtgtgtgtgtgtgtgtgtgtgtgatttatttgggagctgggtgtcaggcccctaagagagaaaagagcaaaaacaactaacaacacAGTGGTTGGGTGACCAAGAAGctaagactagatagcccagggacctagggtaaaaggtaacaactgtcacatatttgctgtgagagagaaaaatctgtttttttcaaAAGAGTGACACCGAGTATATCAACCACCCTAGGataggcctcatgttcaggagtagataatcttttgtgtgtgtgcttttattggctataatttggtattttttttttctttttaggtgtGGTTTTATGTGTTTTCCTGGTT encodes:
- the Ankrd66 gene encoding ankyrin repeat domain-containing protein 66 isoform X2 — translated: MQKPREPLLGVKDCMDFPKWPVSRADSVMELSKISDMTKLHQAVAAGDCNSVKKILKKGLCDPNYKDVDWNDRTPLHWAAIRGQMEVIHLLIQYGARPCLVTDVGWTAAHFAAESGHLNVLKILHALHAAIDAADFFGDTPKRIAQIYGQKACVDFLEKAEPECRDHRQRGLLLDERDPDWDLKKRELEESLPAPDRNTNKKSNKRIRGSTRLNHSKAWRV
- the Ankrd66 gene encoding ankyrin repeat domain-containing protein 66 isoform X1 — its product is MVQYFVYVCMCMCMSVWEQSCLCGGVHVCVEFREQLWVLVLTVSHLLFDIGSLTGLEHHQADSVMELSKISDMTKLHQAVAAGDCNSVKKILKKGLCDPNYKDVDWNDRTPLHWAAIRGQMEVIHLLIQYGARPCLVTDVGWTAAHFAAESGHLNVLKILHALHAAIDAADFFGDTPKRIAQIYGQKACVDFLEKAEPECRDHRQRGLLLDERDPDWDLKKRELEESLPAPDRNTNKKSNKRIRGSTRLNHSKAWRV
- the Ankrd66 gene encoding ankyrin repeat domain-containing protein 66 isoform X3 codes for the protein MELSKISDMTKLHQAVAAGDCNSVKKILKKGLCDPNYKDVDWNDRTPLHWAAIRGQMEVIHLLIQYGARPCLVTDVGWTAAHFAAESGHLNVLKILHALHAAIDAADFFGDTPKRIAQIYGQKACVDFLEKAEPECRDHRQRGLLLDERDPDWDLKKRELEESLPAPDRNTNKKSNKRIRGSTRLNHSKAWRV